In Erwinia sp. SLM-02, one genomic interval encodes:
- the metA gene encoding homoserine O-acetyltransferase MetA, whose translation MPIRVPDELPAVSFLRNENVFVMTSTRASTQMIRPLKVLVLNLMPKKIETENQFLRLLSNSPLQIDIQLLRIDSRESRNTPSEHLNNFYCNFEDIKHDNYDGLIVTGAPLGLVDFCDVAYWPQIQQVLHWAREHVTSTLFVCWAVQAALNILYGIPKQTRENKLSGVFEHQILHPHALLTRGFDDTFLAPHSRYADFPAQILRDYTDLEIFAESEKTGAYLFASKDKRLAFVTGHPEYDALTLSGEYHRDYEAGLKPEIPYNYFPQDNPELPPSASWRSHGNLLFSNWLNYYVYQITPFDLRHMNPTLD comes from the coding sequence ATGCCGATCAGGGTACCTGATGAATTACCAGCCGTGAGTTTTCTGCGCAATGAGAACGTCTTTGTTATGACGTCAACTCGTGCCAGCACTCAGATGATCCGTCCCTTGAAGGTGCTGGTACTGAATTTGATGCCAAAGAAGATCGAAACTGAAAACCAGTTTTTGCGTCTGCTTTCCAATTCACCGTTACAGATTGATATTCAGCTGCTGCGCATCGACAGCCGTGAGTCCCGCAACACGCCCAGCGAGCACCTTAATAACTTTTACTGCAATTTCGAAGACATCAAGCACGATAACTACGATGGGCTGATCGTCACCGGAGCCCCGCTCGGACTGGTCGATTTCTGCGATGTTGCCTACTGGCCGCAGATCCAGCAGGTACTGCACTGGGCGCGTGAGCACGTGACCTCCACGCTGTTTGTCTGTTGGGCGGTACAGGCCGCGTTGAACATTCTGTACGGCATTCCTAAGCAGACGCGGGAAAACAAGCTATCGGGCGTGTTCGAACACCAGATCCTCCATCCGCATGCGCTACTGACGCGGGGTTTTGACGATACCTTCCTGGCACCCCACTCGCGCTATGCCGATTTCCCGGCGCAGATCCTGCGTGATTACACCGATCTGGAAATCTTTGCCGAATCTGAAAAAACCGGTGCTTACCTGTTTGCCAGCAAAGATAAACGCCTGGCCTTCGTTACCGGGCATCCGGAATACGATGCGCTGACGCTCTCGGGCGAATATCACCGCGACTACGAAGCGGGGCTAAAGCCCGAGATCCCCTACAACTACTTCCCGCAGGACAATCCCGAGCTTCCGCCAAGCGCGAGCTGGAGAAGTCACGGCAACCTGCTCTTTTCAAACTGGTTAAACTACTACGTCTACCAGATCACACCATTCGATCTGCGCCATATGAACCCAACGCTGGACTGA